A genome region from Arachis duranensis cultivar V14167 chromosome 6, aradu.V14167.gnm2.J7QH, whole genome shotgun sequence includes the following:
- the LOC107495120 gene encoding transcription factor SPEECHLESS: protein METEKLPAMDNNTLLSETFLNTTQFGGEDLFSILESLEDLNSPPPPPRKRQKVTDADGEERVLSSHITVERNRRKQMNHHLSVLRSLMPSFYVKRGDQASIIGGVVDYINELQQVLQCLEAKKNRKVFYTDNVLSPRLIIPSPKLGPRILTLPPISPRTPQPGSPWLHSIEPSPSSSGSDNMNELVANSKSMIADVEVKFCGPHVLVKTVSPRIPGQAMRIVSALQDLALEILHLTITTSDETMLYSFTIKIGIECQLSAEELAQHIQQTFC from the exons ATGGAAACAGAGAAGCTTCCAGCAATGGATAATAACACCTTACTATCTGAAACTTTCTTGAACACAACACAGTTTGGTGGAGAAGATCTGTTTTCCATTTTAGAGAGCCTTGAAGACTTGAAtagtcctcctcctcctccaagGAAGAGACAGAAGGTTACTGACGCTGATGGAGAAGAAAGGGTATTATCGTCACATATAACTGTTGAGCGCAACCGGAGAAAGCAAATGAATCACCATTTGTCTGTGTTGAGGTCACTTATGCCCTCCTTTTATGTCAAACGA GGAGATCAAGCATCAATAATTGGAGGTGTAGTTGATTACATCAACGAATTGCAACAAGTTCTACAATGCCTAGAGgccaagaaaaatagaaaggtATTTTACACGGATAACGTACTAAGCCCAAGATTAATTATTCCAAGCCCAAAATTAGGCCCAAGAATACTAACCCTGCCGCCCATTAGTCCAAGAACTCCACAACCTGGAAGCCCATGGTTGCACTCCATTGagccttctccttcttcttctggaTCTGATAATATGAATGAGCTTGTTGCGAATTCAAAGTCGATGATTGCTGACGTGGAGGTTAAGTTTTGCGGTCCGCATGTATTAGTGAAAACTGTCTCCCCGAGAATTCCTGGGCAAGCCATGAGGATAGTATCAGCGCTTCAAGACCTTGCTCTTGAGATTCTTCATCTCACCATTACCACTTCTGATGAAACCATGCTATACTCTTTCACTATTAAG